In the Enterobacter cloacae subsp. cloacae ATCC 13047 genome, TACCGAGCCCCGCTTATGCGGGGCTTTGTTTTTTGGTACACTGCGGCGGTTTTTGACTGATGCGTGAATAACTATGTTGAGCTTTGAAGGTAAAGAGATCGAAACCGATAACGACGGTTATCTGAAAGACAGCCACCAGTGGAGCGAGGCGCTGGCGGAAGTGATTGCAGAAAAAGAGGCGATCGCGCTCTCCCCTGAGCACTGGGAAGTGGTGCGCTTTGTGCGCGAGTTCTATCTCGAATTCAATACCTCTCCGGCTATCCGGATGCTGGTTAAAGCCATGGCCAATAAATTCGGTGAAGAGAAAGGCAACAGCCGCTATCTGTATCGTCTGTTCCCGAAAGGCCCGGCCAAACAGGCCACCAAAATTGCCGGCCTGCCTAAACCGGTGAAATGCATTTAGTAGCGAATACCGAAGTTCATGTATTCCCGGCCGGGTTGATGCGGTTCGGTTAA is a window encoding:
- the tusE gene encoding sulfurtransferase TusE, whose amino-acid sequence is MLSFEGKEIETDNDGYLKDSHQWSEALAEVIAEKEAIALSPEHWEVVRFVREFYLEFNTSPAIRMLVKAMANKFGEEKGNSRYLYRLFPKGPAKQATKIAGLPKPVKCI